One genomic segment of Hippoglossus hippoglossus isolate fHipHip1 chromosome 22, fHipHip1.pri, whole genome shotgun sequence includes these proteins:
- the LOC117755869 gene encoding cleavage and polyadenylation specificity factor subunit 3 isoform X2, whose translation MASKRKVDVIVPAEESDQLIIRPLGAGQEVGRSCIILEFKGRKIMLDCGIHPGLEGMDALPYIDLIDPAEIDLLLISHFHLDHCGALPWFLQKTSFKGRTFMTHATKAIYRWLLSDYVKVSNISLDDMLYTESDLEESMEKIETINFHEVKEVAGIKFWCYHAGHVLGAAMFMIEIAGVKLLYTGDFSRQEDRHLMAAEIPSVKPDILIIESTYGTHIHEKREEREARFCNTVHDIVNREGRCLIPVFALGRAQELLLILDEYWQNHPELHDIPIYYASSLAKKCMSVYQTYVNAMNDKIRKAININNPFVFKHISNLKSMDHFDDIGPSVVMASPGMMQSGLSRELFESWCTDKRNGVIIAGYCVEGTLAKHIMSEPEEITTMSGQKLQLKMSVDYISFSAHTDYQQTSEFIRALKPPHVILVHGEQNEMARLKAALIREYEDNDQVHIEVHNPRNTEAVTLNFRGEKLAKVMGSLADKKCTQGQRVSGILVKKNFNYHILNPSDLSTYTELAMSTVKQSQAIPFTGPYSLLVCHLRNLTGDVEELDGTEKNTLKLFKNVTLIHEVGMVVLEWVANPLNDMYADAVTTVVLEVQSNPKAQKGLSVHAFSFYCFLSQQELCKPNFCFTNTSKP comes from the exons ATGGCTTCGAAACGTAAAGTAGACGTGATTGTTCCCGCTGAGGAGAGCGATCAGCTTATTATCCGTCCGCT AGGAGCTGGTCAGGAAGTGGGAAGATCATGCATCATCCTGGAGTTCAAAGGGAGGAAAATAATg CTGGACTGTGGCATCCACCCGGGCTTGGAGGGAATGGACGCTCTCCCCTACATCGACTTGATCGACCCAGCTGAGATCGACCTGCTGCTCATCAGCCA TTTCCACCTGGATCACTGTGGTGCTCTGCCCTGGTTCCTCCAGAAGACCAGTTTTAAAGGCAGGACGTTCATGACCCATGCCACCAAGGCCATCTACCGCTGGCTGCTGTCGGACTATGTCAAAGTCAG CAACATTTCTTTGGACGACATGCTGTACACCGAGTCCGACCTGGAGGAGAGCATGGAAAAGATCGAGACCATCAACTTCCACGAGGTCAAAGAGGTTGCTGGAATCAAGTTCTGGTGTTACCACGCTGGTCACGTGCTGGGAGCTGCCATGTTCATGATCGAAATAGCCGGAGTCAAG CTGCTGTACACAGGAGACTTCTCCCGACAAGAAGACCGACATCTGATGGCAGCTGAGATCCCCAGTGTCAAACCTGACATCTTAATCATA GAGTCAACGTATGGCACCCACATCCATGAGAAGAGGGAGGAGCGTGAAGCCCGGTTCTGTAACACCGTGCATGACATCGTCAACAGAGAAGGTCGCTGTTTGATCCCCGTGTTCGCTTTGGGACGGGCCCAAGAACTGCTGCTCATCCTGG ACGAGTACTGGCAGAACCACCCGGAGCTCCACGACATTCCCATCTACTACGCTTCGTCCCTGGCCAAGAAGTGCATGTCTGTGTACCAGACCTACGTCAACGCAATGAATGATAAGATCCGCAAGGCCATAAATATCAACAACCCTTTTGTCTTCAAGCACATCAGCAACCTGAAG AGCATGGATCATTTCGATGACATCGGCCCCAGTGTGGTGATGGCGTCTCCTGGTATGATGCAGAGCGGCCTGTCCAGGGAGCTCTTTGAAAGCTGGTGCACCGATAAGAGAAACGGCGTCATCATCGCCGGATACTGTGTGGAGGGAACACTCGCTAAG CACATCATGTCTGAGCCGGAGGAGATCACCACCATGTCGggacagaagctgcagctgaagatgtCGGTGGACTACATCTCCTTCTCTGCCCACACCGACTACCAGCAGACCAGCGAGTTCATCCGGGCGCTCAAACCCCCGCACGTG ATCCTGGTCCACGGGGAGCAGAACGAGATGGCCCGTCTGAAGGCTGCGCTGATCAGAGAGTATGAGGATAATGACCAGGTTCACATCGAAGTTCACAACCCTCGCAACACGGAAGCTGTCACCCTGAACTTCAGAGGAGAGAAACTGGCCAAG GTGATGGGCTCTCTGGCGGATAAGAAGTGCACTCAGGGTCAGAGGGTGTCAGGCATACTGGTGAAGAAGAACTTCAACTACCACATCCTCAATCCCTCCGACCTTTCCA CATACACGGAGTTGGCCATGAGCACGGTTAAACAGAGCCAGGCCATCCCCTTCACTGGGCCTTACTCACTGCTCGTCTGCCACCTGAGGAACCTCACTG GTGACGTGGAAGAGCTGGACGGAACTGAGAAGAACACTttgaagctttttaaaaatgtcactcTGATTCACGAGGTCGGGATGGTGGTGCTGGAG TGGGTAGCGAACCCTCTGAATGACATGTATGCTGACGCCGTCACCACTGTGGTGCTGGAGGTGCAGTCGAACCCGAAGGCTCAGAAAGGTCTGTCTGTCCACGCTTttag tttttattgttttctttcacagcAGGAACTGTGTAAACCCAATTTTTGTTTTACTAACACTTCAAAACCTTaa
- the LOC117755869 gene encoding cleavage and polyadenylation specificity factor subunit 3 isoform X1, which translates to MASKRKVDVIVPAEESDQLIIRPLGAGQEVGRSCIILEFKGRKIMLDCGIHPGLEGMDALPYIDLIDPAEIDLLLISHFHLDHCGALPWFLQKTSFKGRTFMTHATKAIYRWLLSDYVKVSNISLDDMLYTESDLEESMEKIETINFHEVKEVAGIKFWCYHAGHVLGAAMFMIEIAGVKLLYTGDFSRQEDRHLMAAEIPSVKPDILIIESTYGTHIHEKREEREARFCNTVHDIVNREGRCLIPVFALGRAQELLLILDEYWQNHPELHDIPIYYASSLAKKCMSVYQTYVNAMNDKIRKAININNPFVFKHISNLKSMDHFDDIGPSVVMASPGMMQSGLSRELFESWCTDKRNGVIIAGYCVEGTLAKHIMSEPEEITTMSGQKLQLKMSVDYISFSAHTDYQQTSEFIRALKPPHVILVHGEQNEMARLKAALIREYEDNDQVHIEVHNPRNTEAVTLNFRGEKLAKVMGSLADKKCTQGQRVSGILVKKNFNYHILNPSDLSTYTELAMSTVKQSQAIPFTGPYSLLVCHLRNLTGDVEELDGTEKNTLKLFKNVTLIHEVGMVVLEWVANPLNDMYADAVTTVVLEVQSNPKAQKVMETQSVVMDMDVFQARLDVMLQDMFGEECVDFSDGRNISVTVDGKTVLICLETRAVCYEDECTEDDTLREMVELAVQRLYDALNPVI; encoded by the exons ATGGCTTCGAAACGTAAAGTAGACGTGATTGTTCCCGCTGAGGAGAGCGATCAGCTTATTATCCGTCCGCT AGGAGCTGGTCAGGAAGTGGGAAGATCATGCATCATCCTGGAGTTCAAAGGGAGGAAAATAATg CTGGACTGTGGCATCCACCCGGGCTTGGAGGGAATGGACGCTCTCCCCTACATCGACTTGATCGACCCAGCTGAGATCGACCTGCTGCTCATCAGCCA TTTCCACCTGGATCACTGTGGTGCTCTGCCCTGGTTCCTCCAGAAGACCAGTTTTAAAGGCAGGACGTTCATGACCCATGCCACCAAGGCCATCTACCGCTGGCTGCTGTCGGACTATGTCAAAGTCAG CAACATTTCTTTGGACGACATGCTGTACACCGAGTCCGACCTGGAGGAGAGCATGGAAAAGATCGAGACCATCAACTTCCACGAGGTCAAAGAGGTTGCTGGAATCAAGTTCTGGTGTTACCACGCTGGTCACGTGCTGGGAGCTGCCATGTTCATGATCGAAATAGCCGGAGTCAAG CTGCTGTACACAGGAGACTTCTCCCGACAAGAAGACCGACATCTGATGGCAGCTGAGATCCCCAGTGTCAAACCTGACATCTTAATCATA GAGTCAACGTATGGCACCCACATCCATGAGAAGAGGGAGGAGCGTGAAGCCCGGTTCTGTAACACCGTGCATGACATCGTCAACAGAGAAGGTCGCTGTTTGATCCCCGTGTTCGCTTTGGGACGGGCCCAAGAACTGCTGCTCATCCTGG ACGAGTACTGGCAGAACCACCCGGAGCTCCACGACATTCCCATCTACTACGCTTCGTCCCTGGCCAAGAAGTGCATGTCTGTGTACCAGACCTACGTCAACGCAATGAATGATAAGATCCGCAAGGCCATAAATATCAACAACCCTTTTGTCTTCAAGCACATCAGCAACCTGAAG AGCATGGATCATTTCGATGACATCGGCCCCAGTGTGGTGATGGCGTCTCCTGGTATGATGCAGAGCGGCCTGTCCAGGGAGCTCTTTGAAAGCTGGTGCACCGATAAGAGAAACGGCGTCATCATCGCCGGATACTGTGTGGAGGGAACACTCGCTAAG CACATCATGTCTGAGCCGGAGGAGATCACCACCATGTCGggacagaagctgcagctgaagatgtCGGTGGACTACATCTCCTTCTCTGCCCACACCGACTACCAGCAGACCAGCGAGTTCATCCGGGCGCTCAAACCCCCGCACGTG ATCCTGGTCCACGGGGAGCAGAACGAGATGGCCCGTCTGAAGGCTGCGCTGATCAGAGAGTATGAGGATAATGACCAGGTTCACATCGAAGTTCACAACCCTCGCAACACGGAAGCTGTCACCCTGAACTTCAGAGGAGAGAAACTGGCCAAG GTGATGGGCTCTCTGGCGGATAAGAAGTGCACTCAGGGTCAGAGGGTGTCAGGCATACTGGTGAAGAAGAACTTCAACTACCACATCCTCAATCCCTCCGACCTTTCCA CATACACGGAGTTGGCCATGAGCACGGTTAAACAGAGCCAGGCCATCCCCTTCACTGGGCCTTACTCACTGCTCGTCTGCCACCTGAGGAACCTCACTG GTGACGTGGAAGAGCTGGACGGAACTGAGAAGAACACTttgaagctttttaaaaatgtcactcTGATTCACGAGGTCGGGATGGTGGTGCTGGAG TGGGTAGCGAACCCTCTGAATGACATGTATGCTGACGCCGTCACCACTGTGGTGCTGGAGGTGCAGTCGAACCCGAAGGCTCAGAAAG TCATGGAGACTCAGAGTGTTGTTATGGACATGGACGTCTTCCAAGCCCGACTAGATGTCATGCTGCA GGACATGTTTGGAGAGGAGTGTGTGGATTTCAGTGATGGTAGAAACATCTCGGTGACAGTCGACGGGAAGACGGTTCTTATTTGCTTGGAGACGAGG GCGGTGTGCTACGAGGACGAGTGCACAGAGGACGACACGCTGAGAGAGATGGTGGAGCTGGCGGTGCAGCGGCTCTACGACGCCCTCAACCCGGTCATCTGA
- the itgb1bp1 gene encoding integrin beta-1-binding protein 1, with product MFRKVKKRHSSSSSQSSEISTKSKSVDSSLGGLSRSSTVASLDTDSTKSSGNSASDACAEFRVRYVGAIEKLQFDMSRTLQEPLDLINYIDAAQQDRKLPFVPGEEDMILGVSKYGVKVASLDQCDVLHRHPLYLIVRMLCYDDGLGAGKNLLALKTTDPQQEECSIWVYQCSSSEQAQSICKVLSASFDCALTSDKS from the exons ATGTTCCGGAAAGTCAAGAAgcgccacagcagcagcagctcgcaAAGCAGCGAGATCAGCACTAAGAGCAAG TCTGTAGATTCTAGTTTGGGGGGGCTCTCCAGATCGAGCACGGTCGCCAGCCTCGACACAGACTCCACCAAGAGCTCAG GTAACAGTGCGTCTGACGCGTGTGCTGAGTTCCGGGTGAGGTACGTGGGAGCCATCGAGAAGTTACAGTTTGACATGAGCAGGACGCTGCAAGAGCCTCTGGACCTCATCAACTACATCGACGCAGCTCAG CAAGACAGAAAGCTGCCGTTTGTGCCCGGAGAGGAGGACATGATTCTGGGAGTGTCCAAGTACGGCGTCAAAGTGGCCTCACTGGACCAGTGT GACGTGCTGCATCGTCACCCTCTGTACCTGATCGTACGTATGCTGTGTTACGACGATGGCCTCGGCGCCGGGAAGAACCTCCTGGCTCTCAAAACCACTGACCCGCAGCAGGAAGAGTGCAGCATCTGGGTGTACCAGTGCAGCAGCTCC GAGCAGGCTCAGTCCATCTGCAAAGTGCTGTCGGCTTCTTTTGACTGCGCTCTGACGTCCGACAAGTCCTGA